In Poecile atricapillus isolate bPoeAtr1 unplaced genomic scaffold, bPoeAtr1.hap1 scaffold_111, whole genome shotgun sequence, the DNA window gtcccCGTCCTGGGGCCGGATCTGGGGGGGTCCCCGCTGcccccagggtgggggggggctcggggcggggggcggcgggggggggcGGCTGTAGCGCAGCACGCAGGAgccccccaccaccaccaccacactCACTGGGGGGGCACCCCGAgtcagggaccccccagaactCGGGAAACCCCCAGGTGAGATGGGACCCCCCCAAAGGACAcgggggcagggcagggacccccacaggggacacggggacctCCCAAAAGGTGGGACCACCCTGAAGGGCttgggacacccctgggggaggggacacacccCAGGCAGggacccccctcccccccaggggTGACTGACCCCTcctgggcttggggacaccccaaatcccgccCCTCCCCCTGCTCACCGCTGGGCCCTGGCGGTGCCTCCGGGGGCGGCATCGGGGCTTGGGCCCCCCCCGGGCTGTGGGGGGGCTGCACCTGAGggcaccagtgctcccagtaacctcCCAGTGCTGTTTGTATCTcacccagttccctcccagtctgCCCCACatcatcccagtgccccccagtgcaCCGCATATCCCCTCCCAATGCCCCCCCAAGCTCTCCCAGTGTcctccagccccctcccagtgctcccagtccagTCCACACCATCCCAGTTCCCCACAGAACTCCCAGTGCCCACCCCCAGTGCTTCCAGTGCCCCTCTCAGTGTCCCAGTTATCTAACCAGTCTCCCCTAGCACTCCCCAGTATGacccccagtgttcccagtatccTCCCAGTATCTCCCCTGAGCTGCCAGCATCCCCATGACGCTCACAGCACCCTCTCAGCCCTCCCAGTATGTCCCCAGTATCCTCGTgtcctcccagtgctcccagttcaccccagtcCTTCCAGTaaccccccagtgctcccagttcaccccagtcCTTCCAGTaaccccccagtgctcccagttcaccccagtcCTTCCAGTaaccccccagtgctcccagttcaccccagtcCTTCCAGTaaccccccagtgctcccagttcaccccagtcCTTCCAGTaaccccccagtgctcccagttcaccccagtcCTTCCAGTaaccccccagtgctcccagttcaccccagtcCTTCCAGTaaccccccagtgctcccagttcaccccagttcgcccccggcccctccccctcccctcggGTACCGCCGCGGGGTCGCCACGGCAACGCGCGCGAGGCCGGCGGGCGCGAGCGGCGGTGGGACGGGCTGATCGACGGGCGGATCCGCCAATCAGCGTCCGCCGCACGGGAAGAGGGGGCGGGGCAGGCCCCCGTGACAGCACCGATAGGTGGAGGCTCCACCAATCAGCGGCCGAAAAGTGCGCGGGGCTGTGGCGGAGcaaaggctgctgggagttGTAGTCCAGCTCAAGcagctccctctctctcccacAGGGCCCCGCGGCGGAAGATGGCGGCGGGCGATGGCGCGGCGGCGGCCGAGGGcaccgcggggccggggccgggggccggGGCCGGTGTCGTTCGCTTTCAGCCGCAGGGCGGAGCGACGGCGGCCGCTGCCCGCGGGACCCTGCGCGGAGCCCGGCGCCGGCGGCGACACCGACAGCGACACTGACTTCCTGACGGCGGTGGAGGACCGGGAGCTGCTCAGGTGGGCGGGGAAGGGGGCGGGAAGGCGGAGCCCGCCTTTAAGGGCTCCTTCGGGGCGGGGCTCGTGGCTGGGGCGGGGCTCCGGgttaaaaacattaaaagttTTAGCGGGTGGGGCTTAGAGCGGCTGCGCCCCTCAGAGATCCCGCTGGAGGCGGGGCTTGCTGTGGGGCGGGGCTTGCTGTGGGGCGGGGCTCGGTGTGGGGCGGGGCTCGGTGTGAGGCGGGGCTCGGTGTGGGGCGGGGCTCGGTGTGAGGCGGGGCTCGGTGTGGGGCGGGGCTCGGTGTGGGGCGGGGCTCGGTGTGGGGCGGGGCTCGGTGTGAGGCGGGGCTCGGTGTGGGGCGGGGCTCGGTGTGAGGCGGGGCTTGCTGTGGGGCGGGGCTCGGTGTGGGGCGGGGCTCGGTGTGGGGGCGGGGCCTCAAGTGCTCCTAATGATActgagggggcgtggcctggggCGGGGCTCGGTGTGGGGGCGGGGCCTCAAGTGCTCCTAATGAGATGGAGGGGGCGTGGCCCGGGGCGGGGCTCGGTGTGGGGCGGGGCTCGGTGTGGGGCGGGGCTCGGTGTGGGGGCGGGGCCTCAAGTGCTCCTAATGATActgagggggcgtggcctggggCGGGGCTCGCCGCGTGCCGCTGCCTTGGGGGCGTGGTTTCCTCCGGGAACGCCCCTTTATTTAAAGGTGCCGCGGTGTTTGTGGCTGAGCCTCTGGTCCCGCCCCCAGCACgcggccggccccgccccccaaGAAAGAGCTGGTGATCCCCCTGATCCCCCCCCACCGCTGGAGGAACCCGGAGCCCCCCCGTGCCGACACaggccccgccccggccgctgACTCCGCCCCCAACACAGCCCCCGCCGGAgaccccccgggccccccctcGGTGGAGGCTCAGgcggtgcaggagctgctgcagggttagtttggggtccctggggggccgggggggcccgGCTGcgccccctgagccccccccgACTCCCCTGACCCCACAGAGGCTCGGCAGAGTCAGGAGCAGCCCAACGGGGACTCGGGAccccccatctccatcccccTCCAGCTGCCCGACAAGGACATTGCCACGGGGCCACAGCCGGTGAGAGACACGTAGAGCTGCCCCCCAAAcatcccctcaggacccccagagGGACCCCTgagcccctcagtgtcacctccccaTCCAGAACTGCCCCCAGACTCCCCTGgggatccccaaatccttcccaggGTCCTTCCAACCCATCCTTATCCCCACAgttccctccccagccccagagctcccccCAAGTTCCCCCCCGAGCTCCACGACCCCCCGTGCTGTCCCCAGACTGCCCAGGACTACGAGGCCGTGCCCGTGGGCCAGTTCGGACTGGCCATGCTGCGGGGGATGGGCTGGAGCCAGGGCCAGGGCATCGGGCGCACCTTCCCCAGGTGAGTGAGGGCACCCCAGAACCGAGGGGGACACCCCTGAACCCCCTAAAGCCAGGAGTGACTGGGGGGGACACCTCAGCACCCAAAGATGGGAGCAAGTGCTGGAGACAGGCCTGAGGCAATGAGTGCACCTGCCCCAGCTGGGGGAGGGACCCCAAACTGCTGGGGGGGTCACCCTGGAACCactgaaacccccccaaaactggGAGGGACCCCTGAACATCCCAACCTCGGGGGAGACAGGCTGCAAGGGGAAGCTCTGGCCTTCCAtggtcccctgtccccctcccagggtgaattttggggtgccCTGACCCTTCCCCCCCCATAATTCTGGGGTTCTCTGccccccttttcctccccccAGGGTCGTGACCCCACTGGAGCACCGGCCACGCCCgcgggggctggggctgggggctgaggCCGCCCCCCCGGGCGCCCCCAAAGCCGGGGAGCCCTCCCAGGGGGGCCCGGCCGTGGGGGACCCTGTGCGCGTTGAGGCCGGGCCCCACCGCGGCGTGGAGGGCAAGGTgagaccagtacaaaccagtacaaaccagtacaaaccagtacaaaccagtacaaaccaatATAAACCAGtgcaaaccagtacaaaccagtacaaaccagtgcaaaccagtacaaaccagtgcaaaccagtacaaaccagtgcaaaccagtacaaaccagtacaaaccagtgcAAACCAGTGCAAACCAGTACGGCTCTGTGGGGCGGCACTGGGGGTGTTGGGCTGGCTGGGACTGAGGGGGGCACTGAGGGGGCTGACACCCCCCACTCCTCCCAGTATGGCACTGGGAAGCACTGGGGAGAACTGGGACGATGctgggtgggcactgggggtaACTGGGAGGCCCTGGGAGGGTaactggggttactgggaggctgctgggaggTATCTGGGCTAACTGGATGGTGTGTGACTGGTGGGTAGGGAGTGTTACTGGGAGCTGACTGCGTGTTGTGTAACTGGGCGGTAACTGGGAGGTAACTGGGAGGTAACTGGGCTGACTGGGCCCCCAGGTGGAGGCACTGGACCCCGAGACCGGGCGAGCCCTGGTGCGGCTGCAGCTCGGGGGGCAAGTGGTGGCCGTGAACCAGCACGGGCTGAGCCCAGTCAGCACTGGTGAGtgtcccagtacagaccagtaacCCCCGTGCCcctccccactgtcccctgcaGCCTTCCCAGTAACGCTGGGGTCAGTCAGTGTGGGCTGTGCCCAGTGAGTGCCCCAGTTCGGACCCGCACATCCCAGTAATCCTCCCCCTTACCACTGTAACTCCCAGTACTCTCCAGACTGGTTTGTGCCCAGTCTGAACTGGGGAgcctcccagtgacccccagtgcctcccagtaacCTTCCAGGGTGttccagtgcctcccagtaaTACCTCAGAATACCCCAGTAAGCCCCAGTGCCTCCCACTATGTCCCAGTTTCCCTCCAGTaacctcccagtccccccagtccctcccagtttcccaCAGAATcctctcccagtgcctcccagtagCTCCCAGTTCCCCACAGGTGCCTCTGGCCGTCCCCCCCAGAAGGGGTCGGAGGAACAGGGTGGGGAGCCCCCGCGGGGAGGGGGCTCCAAGCGGAAGGAGCCCCCCGAGAACGAGAGGTGaggagggctgggggggctttggggagggggcaccCCGGGGGtctcattttgggggtcctgaagCCTTGTGGGGGGCCCATTGGGGGGTGTGACTGAgtcgggggggggtccccagcacTTTGGGAGCTCTGGGGGCTCCCGAGCCCCCCCCGAATGACCCCGTCCCCCCCCAGGGCGGGGAAGCAGCCGCGAGGGgccccccccgtgcccccccacTGGCTGCACCGGGACCTGCGGGTGCGCTGCGTGGACCGGGCCTTCCGCGGGGGCCGCTTCTACAACTGCAAGGTGGGACAGCCCCGAATCACAGCCCAGATCCTCTGGGGACCCTGCAGTCACGCCACAAAACCTCCCTCTGGACCCACTCAgtcacccctgggacccccaaaatccccccaggggccgcccaaaaaatgggaaataccCTAAAATGGCACATCCCCCAAAGCCATCCCCAGGGGACCTCGAAACCACCCCAGGGACTCCAAAAAACATCCCCACAGGCCCTAAaatctccctgctgcagccccagaaaCTCCCACACGGCCTCAACATCCCCCAGGGAACCCCAGGAACTCCCTTATGGGACAGCACATTGCCCCTGTGGGAGCCCAAAATCTCCTGGGGGCCTCTGAAAttgccctgggacccccaaaaccacccatgAAACACTCCTGGGACACCGCCTCCCACTCTCAGGGACCCCAGTGGCCATGTAGGGTgacccaggacaccccaagggtttgggaggggggtccctgccctccctccagCTCCCCCTGGACAtctctgggtgggattttgggggtgctGAGTCCCCGGCCCCCCCAGATGCAGATCGAGGACCTGCTGGCTCCCGACACCTGCGTGTGCCGCACGGATGACGGGCGCCTGGTAGAGGGTGAGACCCCCCCCGAGGGGAATTTGGGCATGTCCCAACCCCCCCcgaccccccaaacccctctggtACCACCAAACCCTTCTgaaccccccaaatcaccctgATCTTCCTGACCCCTCATATCCCCTGACCCCCAAAACGCTCCCTCCCATGGCCCCCATAACCCCTGTGCCCTCCAAACCCATCTCCTCCGACCCCCCCGTCAGCCCCCCGATCACCATGGCACCTGTGACCCCCCGatccccccagtatccccccagtgctccccagtgccccccgatccccccagtatcccccagtgccccccagtatcccccccagtgcccccagtgccccccagtatccccccagtgccccccagtatccccccagtacccccagtatccccccagtatcccccagtatccccccagtgccccccagtatcccccccagtgccccccagtaccccccagtatccccccagtacccccagtacccccagtatcccccagtatccccccagtgccccccagtgtccccccagtaccccccagtatccccccagtaccccccagtgccccccagtatcccccagtgccccccagtatccccccagtatccccccagtgccccccagtgccccccagtaccCCCCAGTGCCCCGATCCCCCGTGACCTCGGGGACCCCCAACGCCTCCCGTgccccccctgtgccccccaggcCTGCGCGAGGCCTCTCTGGAGACCGTGGTGCCCCGGGGCAGCTCTGACCGCGTCATGGTGGTGCTGGGGGAGCACAAAGGGAAGGTGAGCGCGACCCCCGCCCCAGCCCCCGagcccctgagcccccctgagCGCCCCGAGCCCCCCTGAGCGCCCCGCTTTCCGCAGGTGGGCCGGATCCTGGAGCGGGAGCCGGAGCGCGGGCGGGCGCTGGTGCAGCTGGGCCGGGATGCGGCCCCGCAGGTGCTGCCGCTGCCCTACGACTCCATCTGCCATTACCTGGGGGGCAGCGACGACgactgagaccccccaaaacctcccaccAGCTTCCGGCCGCGGCTTCAGGGGAATAAAACGTGTCCGAAGGAGGAGCGGCTGCCTCGGTTGTTTGAGACCCCCGTGGCGGTTGTTGAAAGGGGGACCCTCCCCTCACAGTGACCCCGAATCCCCCCCGAAGGCCCCGCGGTTCCGGTTCCCGCCGCGCTTCCGGTCTGCCAGCTTCCAAGATGGCGGCGCTGGTTGCTATGGGGACGGCGCGCGCCGCTGCCCGTTTCCAACGTGGCGCGTTGCCAGGCAACGGCCCCGCGCTCCCTCCGCCAATCAGCGCGCGCGGCTGCCCAGGGCCGGCCTTAAAAGCGTGACGGCTCTGCTCACGTGACCGGAAGTCCGCTCTGGCCCGGCGGTGTGAGGCGTCTCGATGGTTTGAGCGCCCTGCGGTTGTGgccgggggggttttggggtctttggGGAGTCCCGAGGGGTGTTGGGGACCCCTCGTTACCCCCTTTCTACCCCCGAGGCGGCTCCGCTACCGCCGGCGCGCCCCGCCATGGCGCAGGCCCGGGGGGTGAACAGCCTGCGCTTCAACCAGGACCAGAGTGAGTGGGGGGGCCCAGATTTCCCCCCGaactcccccagcaccccccaagCTCCGCCTCGGGACTTCAAACACCCCACCCGCCATCCTCGAACCCCACCcggaacccccaaaacacccccgggaccctcaACCCCCGAGCTGGCCCCGGGACCCCAACCCCGGCCCCCTCCGAGACCCCCAAAtgcccccgggacccccaaacccctcaggtgcccccccgggacacccccagagccccctcaCACCCTCCTGGGATCCCCGCGACCCCTCTGGGAACCCCCAACGTCCCCCAGGTACCCCTAAATCCACCCGAGgccttcccaaatcccccagggCCCCACAGAGCCCCCTCAGCC includes these proteins:
- the LOC131574194 gene encoding LOW QUALITY PROTEIN: G-patch domain and KOW motifs-containing protein-like (The sequence of the model RefSeq protein was modified relative to this genomic sequence to represent the inferred CDS: deleted 1 base in 1 codon); the protein is MAAGDGAAAAEGTAGPGRGPGPVSFAFSRRAERRRPLPAGPCAEPGAGGDTDSDTDFLTAVEDRELLSTRPAPPPKKELVIPLIPPHRWRNPEPPRADTGPAPAADSAPNTAPAGDPPGPPSVEAQAVQELLQEARQSQEQPNGDSGPPISIPLQLPDKDIATGPQPTAQDYEAVPVGQFGLAMLRGMGWSQGQGIGRTFPRVVTPLEHRPRPRGLGLGAEAAPPGAPKAGEPSQGGPAVGDPVRVEAGPHRGVEGKVEALDPETGRALVRLQLGGQVVAVNQHGLSPVSTGASGRPPQKGSEEQGGEPPRGGGSKRKEPPENERAGKQPRGAPPVPPHWLHRDLRVRCVDRAFRGGRFYNCKMQIEDLLAPDTCVCRTDDGRLVEGLREASLETVVPRGSSDRVMVVLGEHKGKVGRILEREPERGRALVQLGRDAAPQVLPLPYDSICHYLGGSDDD